One stretch of Centroberyx gerrardi isolate f3 chromosome 13, fCenGer3.hap1.cur.20231027, whole genome shotgun sequence DNA includes these proteins:
- the LOC139928890 gene encoding protein lifeguard 1 produces MSDTENLLASAETEDDLGPDPAAPPPYSYEGQQPPPYSAAPAMYPAPKTQTIICTTQTATGYQSFSDISPGFSPETSPLVDSSSFDDKMVRMAFVRKVFSILTVQLVFTFSVVCLFTFSSVVKEAVQTNLWVYLSSYIIFMVVAISLSCCRSFSRRHPWNIVGLAVVTLSLSYMVGTVASFHNTTAVVITMGATLAITFAIIAFSAQTRYDFTVWSGILLILLVDLIMFGIFCTFYSSYMMDIIYGCLGALLYSLFLVIDCQLLMGTMSYRLNPEEYVNAALIIYLDIVLIFLYLLGRR; encoded by the exons ATGTCGGACACAGAGAACCTCCTCGCCTCCGCAGAGACAGAGGATGACCTCGGCCCTGACCCGGCCGCCCCGCCGCCGTACAGCTACGAGGGGCAGCAGCCGCCCCCCTACTCTGCCGCCCCGGCCATGTACCCTGCACCCAAAACCCAGACAATTATCTGTACCACCCAAACTGCCACGGGGTACCAGTCTTTCAGCGATATAAGTCCAGGATTCTCACCAGAGACATCGCCGCTTGTAGACTCATCTTCTTTTGACGACAAGATGGTGCGAATGGCGTTTGTTAGAAAG GTGTTCAGCATCCTGACGGTGCAGCTGGTGTTCACCTTCAGTGTGGTGTGTCTGTTCACCTTCTCCAGCGTGGTGAAAGAGGCGGTGCAGACCAACCTGTGGGTCTACCTCAGCTCCTACATCATCTTCATGGTGGTGGCCATCAgcctcagctgctgcaggtccTTCAGCAGGCGTCACCCCTGGAACATCGTGGGACTG GCTGTGGTCACCCTCAGTCTGTCGTACATGGTGGGAACCGTCGCCTCCTTCCACAACACCACAGCTGTTGTCATCACTATGGGAGCCACGCTGGCCATCACCTTTGCCATCATCGCCTTCTCAGCAcag ACTCGTTATGATTTCACCGTGTGGTCTGGCATTCTGCTGATCCTGCTGGTGGACCTGATTATGTTCGGGATCTTCTGCACCTTCTACTCCTCCTACATGATGGATATCATCTACGGATGTCTGGGCGCTCTGCTCTACTCACTG tttctggTGATAGACTGTCAGCTGCTGATGGGGACGATGAGCTACCGTTTGAATCCAGAGGAATACGTCAACGCTGCCCTCATCATCTACCTGGACATTgtcctcatcttcctctacctcctggggaggaggtga